From Mycolicibacterium nivoides, a single genomic window includes:
- a CDS encoding TetR/AcrR family transcriptional regulator, whose translation MRSERTKTFTEQARRRQIVEGALEVIAEQGYPQASLARIAEHIGIAKSAVLYHFTNKSEVVEAVFTEIFTLGAAVIVPAVDAETTAAAKLSAYIRANIAFVVANRSAAVAMLELISGYRDADGLRVDQAAAKAVQENPPTGDLAALDPQSIFAAGVEAGEFRELSPLFMKNILRGALDSAAQEYARDPGYDVVAHGEVLVDIFEKATAP comes from the coding sequence ATGCGGTCAGAGCGGACGAAGACGTTTACCGAACAGGCTCGCCGTCGGCAGATTGTTGAGGGCGCCCTGGAGGTGATCGCCGAACAGGGCTATCCACAGGCGTCGCTGGCGCGCATCGCCGAACACATCGGCATCGCGAAAAGCGCTGTGTTGTATCACTTCACCAACAAGTCCGAAGTGGTCGAGGCGGTCTTCACAGAGATCTTCACCCTTGGCGCCGCGGTGATCGTCCCAGCGGTCGACGCCGAAACCACCGCAGCGGCAAAGCTGTCCGCCTACATCCGGGCCAACATCGCGTTCGTCGTAGCCAACCGGTCGGCGGCCGTGGCGATGCTCGAACTCATCTCCGGATACCGCGACGCGGACGGATTGCGGGTCGACCAGGCCGCGGCCAAGGCCGTCCAGGAGAATCCGCCGACCGGAGACCTGGCCGCTCTCGACCCGCAGAGCATCTTCGCCGCCGGGGTGGAAGCCGGTGAGTTCCGGGAACTCTCACCGCTGTTCATGAAGAACATCCTGCGCGGCGCGCTGGACAGCGCAGCCCAGGAGTACGCCCGCGACCCCGGCTACGACGTCGTCGCCCACGGCGAAGTGCTCGTCGACATCTTCGAGAAGGCCACCGCGCCGTGA
- a CDS encoding glycosyltransferase, with translation MTTIVIAAFGTRGDVAPYTGLAQKLAQQGYRVAVAAQEPYRELVSGCGIEFRSLPGDTERATKASPVAQAFVDGARMRPSREMLDEMREDLRRLGRGLIEAAKDADLLLLPSVAALLGYHVAEGLGIPSAGVLLQPTAPTGDFLPSVLSARSLGRWGNRVIGRLGALGEKPHLALINELRTELGLRPTTLAGYQSRRAATWPILHGFSEHVVPRPADWPAHLQVTGYWWPSEPDNWSPPAQLVDFLQSGPPPVFVGLGSTATARGPELSDTISSALRATGTRAVVQSGWAGLHCTGDDVLMVDELPHSWLFPRVAAVVHHCGAGTTAATLRAGVPSIPVTGIMDQPFWAKRLRLLGVAPAALPRANVTALELATALREVCGDPSYQARAQQLSTLLAGEDGAGSAAHRITELLDRSQEVHHGQ, from the coding sequence GTGACCACCATCGTCATCGCGGCCTTCGGCACCCGCGGGGACGTCGCCCCATACACGGGTCTGGCGCAGAAGCTCGCCCAGCAGGGTTATCGCGTCGCCGTCGCCGCCCAGGAGCCGTACCGGGAACTGGTGTCCGGCTGCGGAATTGAATTCCGCTCACTGCCCGGGGATACCGAACGCGCGACCAAAGCCTCACCGGTCGCGCAGGCGTTCGTCGACGGCGCCAGGATGCGGCCGTCCCGGGAAATGCTCGACGAGATGCGCGAGGATCTGCGCCGGCTGGGCCGTGGCCTGATCGAGGCAGCGAAAGACGCTGACCTGCTACTGCTCCCGTCCGTCGCGGCGCTCCTCGGATACCACGTCGCCGAAGGACTCGGCATCCCCAGCGCAGGGGTGTTGCTACAGCCGACCGCACCCACCGGCGACTTCCTGCCGTCGGTGCTCAGCGCGCGATCGCTCGGCCGCTGGGGCAACCGCGTCATCGGCCGGTTGGGCGCGCTCGGCGAGAAGCCGCACCTGGCGCTGATCAACGAGCTACGCACCGAACTCGGGCTGCGCCCGACCACGTTGGCGGGGTATCAAAGCAGACGCGCAGCCACCTGGCCCATCCTGCACGGGTTCAGTGAGCACGTGGTGCCGCGGCCCGCGGACTGGCCGGCGCACTTGCAGGTCACCGGCTATTGGTGGCCGTCGGAGCCCGACAATTGGTCGCCGCCTGCGCAACTGGTCGACTTTCTGCAATCCGGTCCGCCACCGGTGTTCGTCGGTCTCGGCAGCACGGCAACGGCGCGGGGACCCGAGCTGTCCGACACCATCAGCTCAGCGCTGCGTGCCACCGGCACGAGGGCGGTGGTGCAGAGCGGCTGGGCCGGGCTGCACTGCACCGGCGACGACGTGCTCATGGTCGACGAGCTTCCGCATTCATGGCTGTTTCCCCGGGTCGCGGCGGTCGTGCACCACTGCGGTGCGGGCACCACCGCCGCGACGCTCCGGGCCGGTGTCCCGTCCATACCCGTCACCGGAATCATGGATCAACCGTTCTGGGCGAAGCGCCTGCGACTCCTGGGCGTCGCACCTGCCGCCCTTCCGCGCGCCAACGTGACCGCCCTCGAACTCGCCACCGCCCTGCGCGAAGTGTGCGGCGATCCGTCGTATCAGGCACGCGCTCAACAGCTCTCGACACTGCTCGCCGGCGAGGACGGAGCGGGGTCGGCAGCGCACCGCATCACCGAACTGCTCGATCGATCACAGGAGGTACACCATGGCCAGTGA
- a CDS encoding F0F1 ATP synthase subunit C — protein sequence MASDALMGNALLAGAIVLAGGAIGAGIGDGLAGSQFIAGVARQPEAQARLYTPFFITVSLVEATFFINIAFMALFVFATPGG from the coding sequence ATGGCCAGTGACGCACTGATGGGTAACGCCCTGCTGGCCGGGGCAATCGTGCTGGCCGGCGGAGCAATCGGCGCCGGCATCGGCGACGGGCTCGCCGGCTCGCAGTTCATCGCCGGTGTGGCGCGCCAGCCGGAAGCCCAAGCGCGCTTGTACACACCGTTTTTCATCACGGTGAGCCTCGTGGAGGCGACGTTCTTCATCAACATCGCGTTCATGGCGTTGTTCGTCTTCGCCACCCCAGGCGGATAG
- a CDS encoding glycosyltransferase, with the protein MATIAIIAIGSHGDVAPLTGVGARLQRAGHRVIVVAYQAFAELVTGSGLEFRGLADELDGNSAALSDVSARQAAKAMAAFLSPRGMRVLGDRVLAAVRDEPVDALLLSPFAELAGHPLADALAVPGIGVRLQPFSATADYPPAVLGAWSAGRFGNRAAARIGATTIDGLYGRAVNHFRAQLGLPTAPARVLRRRRTDAGWPILYGYSPTILPRPADWRPGIDVVGYWWPERATGWQPPTELVDFLDAGPPPIVIGFGSTVNSRAQAQQLSTLVAQAIRRAGARAVIQSGWAGLDFGGDDAIAVGEVPHDWLFAQAAAVVHHCGAGTAAAGLRAGVPAIAAPGPYGDQPFWARRLFDLGVSPQPIPQRRLSADNLSEAIRDVLSDNSFGDPAAKTAAAIAAEDGAGGVLAAVEKLLG; encoded by the coding sequence ATGGCGACCATCGCGATCATCGCCATCGGCAGCCACGGCGATGTGGCACCGCTGACCGGGGTCGGTGCGCGATTGCAGCGAGCCGGGCATCGCGTGATCGTGGTGGCGTATCAGGCATTCGCCGAACTCGTCACCGGAAGCGGGCTGGAGTTTCGCGGACTGGCCGACGAACTCGACGGCAACTCAGCCGCTCTGTCGGACGTGTCAGCACGCCAAGCCGCCAAGGCCATGGCGGCATTCCTCTCACCACGCGGCATGCGAGTGCTGGGCGATCGCGTGCTGGCCGCCGTCCGTGACGAACCGGTGGACGCGCTGCTGCTGTCACCGTTCGCGGAGCTGGCCGGCCATCCGCTGGCCGACGCGCTCGCCGTTCCCGGCATCGGCGTTCGGTTGCAGCCTTTCTCGGCGACCGCCGACTATCCACCAGCCGTGCTGGGAGCCTGGTCCGCCGGGCGGTTCGGGAACAGGGCAGCCGCGCGGATCGGCGCGACCACGATCGACGGGCTGTATGGCAGGGCAGTCAACCACTTTCGTGCGCAACTCGGCCTCCCGACCGCCCCGGCCCGGGTGTTGCGACGCCGGCGCACTGATGCTGGTTGGCCGATTCTGTACGGGTACTCGCCCACGATCCTGCCCCGGCCGGCCGATTGGCGGCCAGGTATCGACGTCGTCGGGTACTGGTGGCCGGAGCGCGCGACCGGATGGCAACCGCCCACCGAGCTCGTGGACTTCCTCGACGCCGGCCCGCCACCGATCGTCATCGGCTTCGGCAGCACGGTCAACAGCCGCGCCCAGGCCCAGCAGCTGTCCACGCTTGTCGCACAGGCGATTCGGCGCGCGGGCGCGCGAGCGGTGATCCAGTCCGGCTGGGCGGGGCTCGACTTCGGCGGGGACGACGCGATCGCGGTCGGCGAGGTGCCCCACGACTGGCTGTTCGCGCAGGCGGCGGCCGTTGTGCACCACTGCGGTGCGGGCACTGCCGCGGCCGGACTACGTGCCGGTGTGCCGGCGATCGCGGCACCAGGCCCCTACGGCGACCAACCGTTCTGGGCGCGAAGGCTGTTCGACCTCGGAGTCAGCCCCCAGCCGATCCCGCAACGTCGACTCAGCGCCGACAACCTCAGTGAAGCGATACGCGATGTGTTGTCAGATAACAGCTTCGGAGACCCGGCGGCGAAGACGGCCGCAGCCATCGCTGCCGAGGACGGTGCGGGCGGGGTTCTCGCAGCCGTTGAGAAGCTGCTCGGCTGA
- a CDS encoding nitronate monooxygenase — MSLATTWSRSIGIDVPIVNAPMGGAAGGRLASAVSAAGGLGMVGMGSSATAEQLTAELAQLDARRFGIGLVHWVAQDRPDLFDVALAARPALLSVSFGQDWDWVRRAHDAGLTVTTQVATVDAARRAVDAGVDVLVARGAEGGGHGEPAMGTLPLLAEVLDAVDVPVLAAGGISSPRAVAAVLAAGAGAAWVGTAFAACAEALTPGPARDALLAAEGEATELTTEYDVAAGYRWPETIPERVLRGSPVNAGQGVGLVRTPAGAAEIVRSLSDGADQLLGRWHG; from the coding sequence GTGAGCTTGGCAACCACCTGGTCGCGGTCGATCGGCATCGATGTCCCCATCGTCAACGCGCCGATGGGCGGCGCGGCCGGAGGCCGGCTGGCGTCCGCGGTCTCGGCCGCCGGCGGCCTGGGCATGGTCGGGATGGGCAGTTCGGCGACAGCCGAGCAGTTGACCGCCGAACTGGCGCAGCTCGATGCGCGGCGATTCGGAATTGGCCTGGTGCACTGGGTCGCCCAGGATCGGCCGGATCTGTTCGACGTCGCGCTGGCCGCCAGGCCCGCGTTGCTCAGCGTGAGTTTCGGGCAGGACTGGGATTGGGTGCGCCGGGCACACGATGCGGGCCTGACGGTGACGACCCAGGTGGCCACGGTCGACGCGGCCCGACGCGCGGTCGATGCCGGCGTCGATGTGCTGGTGGCACGCGGAGCCGAAGGCGGCGGCCACGGTGAGCCGGCGATGGGCACGCTGCCGCTGCTGGCCGAGGTGCTCGACGCCGTCGATGTTCCCGTGCTCGCGGCCGGCGGAATCTCCTCGCCCCGGGCGGTCGCTGCAGTGCTGGCCGCCGGGGCGGGCGCCGCCTGGGTCGGCACAGCCTTCGCCGCATGCGCCGAGGCGCTGACGCCCGGGCCGGCGCGCGACGCCCTACTGGCCGCCGAGGGGGAGGCGACCGAGCTGACCACCGAATACGACGTCGCGGCCGGATATCGTTGGCCGGAGACCATCCCCGAGCGCGTGCTGCGCGGATCGCCGGTCAATGCGGGGCAGGGTGTGGGGCTGGTGCGCACGCCGGCCGGGGCGGCCGAGATCGTCCGATCGCTGTCCGACGGGGCCGACCAGCTACTCGGGCGCTGGCATGGGTGA
- a CDS encoding DMT family transporter, whose protein sequence is MAWLILVISGVLEAVWATALSKTEGFTRLVPSVVFFVALAFSMVGLAIAMRSLPPGTSYAIWVGIGAVLTVGYAMITGAESASVIKVVLMLGVVGCIVGLKAVSH, encoded by the coding sequence ATGGCCTGGTTGATTCTCGTCATCTCAGGTGTCCTCGAAGCCGTATGGGCGACCGCCCTGAGCAAGACCGAGGGCTTCACCCGCCTGGTTCCGTCAGTCGTGTTCTTCGTGGCCCTTGCGTTCTCGATGGTTGGACTGGCCATCGCGATGCGCAGCCTGCCCCCTGGCACCAGCTACGCGATATGGGTGGGCATCGGCGCGGTGCTCACCGTCGGCTACGCAATGATCACCGGCGCCGAATCCGCTTCGGTGATCAAGGTGGTACTCATGCTCGGCGTCGTCGGCTGCATCGTCGGCCTGAAGGCCGTCAGCCACTAA
- the yhjD gene encoding inner membrane protein YhjD: MDEPEKPGLLDRVRARFPWFDHVMRAQERYNDCNGNFYAAGITYFTIFALFPLLMVGFAAGGFLLSRRPDLLEEIEQRIRQAVSGDLGQQLVTLMDSAIASRGTVGVIGLATAAWAGLGWMANLREALSQMWEQRAESNFVGNKLSDLLALVSAFLAMVITIGLTVLGDPALMRKVLRWLGVHDGALLGGGLRVISIVVSVSISWLLFSWIISRLPREPVPFRRSIRAGLLAAVGFEIFKQVASIYLQSVLGGPAGATFGPVLGLMVFAYVTARLILFATAWAATSTESLAEAPVPPPNPAQIVTRVQVHEGIGVSGALAAAAMGAIGALGLSRLLRR, encoded by the coding sequence GTGGACGAGCCCGAGAAGCCGGGACTGCTCGACCGTGTGCGCGCGCGCTTTCCCTGGTTCGACCATGTGATGCGGGCGCAGGAGCGCTACAACGACTGCAACGGCAACTTCTATGCCGCTGGGATCACGTATTTCACCATCTTCGCGCTGTTCCCGCTGCTGATGGTCGGCTTCGCTGCCGGCGGTTTCCTGCTGTCGCGGCGGCCCGATCTGCTCGAAGAGATCGAGCAGCGGATTCGGCAAGCGGTGTCGGGTGATCTCGGCCAGCAACTGGTGACCCTGATGGACTCGGCCATTGCCTCGCGCGGCACGGTCGGCGTGATCGGTCTCGCGACCGCGGCGTGGGCCGGCCTGGGCTGGATGGCGAACCTGCGCGAGGCGCTGAGCCAGATGTGGGAGCAACGCGCCGAGTCCAACTTTGTCGGCAACAAGCTCTCCGACCTGCTGGCCCTGGTGTCGGCGTTTCTGGCGATGGTGATCACCATCGGGCTGACCGTGCTCGGCGACCCAGCGTTGATGCGGAAGGTGTTGCGCTGGCTCGGTGTTCACGACGGCGCCCTGCTCGGTGGCGGGTTGCGTGTCATATCGATCGTCGTCTCGGTCTCGATCTCGTGGCTCCTGTTCAGCTGGATCATCTCCCGATTGCCGCGCGAGCCGGTGCCCTTCCGCCGGTCGATCCGGGCCGGCCTCCTGGCCGCCGTGGGCTTCGAGATCTTCAAGCAGGTAGCGTCGATCTACCTGCAGTCCGTGCTGGGCGGGCCCGCGGGCGCGACATTCGGCCCGGTGCTGGGCCTGATGGTGTTCGCCTACGTCACCGCGCGGCTGATCTTGTTCGCGACTGCCTGGGCGGCGACGTCCACGGAGAGCCTGGCCGAGGCGCCCGTGCCACCACCGAACCCCGCGCAGATCGTCACCAGGGTGCAGGTCCACGAGGGGATCGGGGTGTCCGGCGCTTTGGCCGCGGCCGCCATGGGAGCCATTGGTGCTCTCGGGCTTTCGCGGTTACTGCGGCGTTAG
- the trpS gene encoding tryptophan--tRNA ligase — protein MSSGSKQVVFSGAQPTSDSLHLGNALGAVTHWAQLQDGYEAFFCVVDQHAITVPQDPEILRRRTLVTAAQYLALGIDPTRSTVFVQSHVPEHSQLAWVLGCFTGFGQASRMTQFKDKSQKQGADATTVGLFTYPVLMAADVLLYDTDLVPVGEDQRQHLELARDLAQRFNARFPDTFVVPEAMIPKATAKIYDLQDPSAKMSKSAASDAGLISLLDDPKATAKKIRSAVTDSEREIRFDQENKPGISNLLTIQSAVTGTDVDKLVEGYAGRGYGDLKKETAEAVVEFVTPIKTRVDELLDDPAELQSVLAAGAEHAREVAGKTLARVYDRIGFLQQTP, from the coding sequence ATGAGTAGCGGAAGCAAACAGGTCGTGTTCTCGGGCGCCCAGCCCACCTCTGACTCCCTGCACCTGGGAAATGCCCTGGGTGCCGTCACGCACTGGGCGCAGCTGCAGGACGGTTACGAGGCGTTCTTCTGTGTCGTCGACCAGCACGCCATTACCGTGCCGCAGGACCCCGAAATCCTGCGCCGGCGCACGCTGGTGACCGCCGCGCAGTACCTGGCGCTGGGCATCGACCCGACGCGCAGCACCGTGTTCGTTCAGAGCCATGTGCCCGAGCACAGCCAATTGGCTTGGGTACTGGGATGTTTCACCGGTTTCGGTCAGGCATCGCGGATGACACAGTTCAAGGACAAGTCGCAGAAGCAGGGCGCGGACGCCACCACGGTGGGTCTGTTCACCTATCCGGTGCTGATGGCCGCCGACGTGCTGCTCTACGACACCGATCTGGTCCCGGTCGGGGAGGATCAGCGCCAGCACCTGGAGTTGGCCCGGGACCTCGCGCAGCGATTCAACGCCCGGTTCCCGGACACCTTCGTGGTGCCCGAGGCGATGATCCCCAAGGCCACCGCCAAGATCTACGACCTACAGGACCCGTCTGCGAAGATGAGCAAGTCGGCGGCCAGTGACGCCGGGCTGATCAGCCTGCTCGACGATCCGAAGGCCACGGCCAAGAAGATCCGCTCGGCGGTGACCGACAGCGAGCGGGAGATCCGGTTCGATCAGGAGAACAAGCCGGGCATCTCGAACCTGCTGACCATCCAGTCCGCGGTGACCGGTACCGACGTCGACAAGTTGGTCGAAGGTTATGCGGGCCGTGGCTATGGCGATCTCAAGAAGGAGACCGCCGAGGCCGTGGTGGAGTTCGTCACGCCGATCAAGACCCGCGTCGACGAATTGCTGGATGACCCGGCCGAACTCCAGTCGGTTCTGGCCGCAGGGGCGGAACACGCCCGGGAGGTGGCCGGGAAGACACTCGCTCGGGTTTACGACAGGATAGGGTTTCTCCAGCAAACACCATAA
- a CDS encoding MarR family winged helix-turn-helix transcriptional regulator, whose protein sequence is MSKRPDLAAMLAPLLREMIAAEQPVLDAHGLSMWGYVVLLTLDRSSVRTQAALADAIGADKTRIIRTLDDLQQQGFIEREADPDDRRARLLAITDAGRAVKDAVQRDIQRGEERWLGELTADDRKVFLRVLQQLTREESG, encoded by the coding sequence ATGTCGAAGCGCCCCGACCTGGCGGCCATGCTCGCCCCGTTGTTGCGCGAGATGATCGCCGCCGAACAGCCGGTCCTCGACGCCCATGGCCTGTCGATGTGGGGCTACGTCGTCCTGCTCACGTTGGACCGCTCCTCGGTGCGGACGCAGGCGGCCCTGGCCGACGCGATCGGCGCCGACAAGACCCGCATCATCCGCACCCTCGATGACCTGCAACAGCAGGGCTTCATCGAGCGCGAGGCCGACCCCGACGACCGCCGTGCGAGGCTGCTGGCCATCACCGATGCGGGGCGTGCGGTCAAGGACGCGGTCCAGCGCGACATCCAGCGCGGGGAGGAGCGTTGGCTGGGTGAGCTGACTGCGGACGACCGGAAAGTGTTCCTGCGGGTGCTGCAGCAGCTGACCCGCGAAGAATCCGGATGA
- a CDS encoding TIGR03086 family metal-binding protein: protein MPTIETDVRPLHRVAVLRSVDVVDAVRTSDLDRPTPCAGWTLGDLLAHMTVQHRGFAAAARGHGSDEAHWNVETVADAVRADPVGTYTAAAHDVLDAFAADGITEATFALPEFGPDATFPGALAIGFHLVDYAVHGWDVAAALGAAYGLPDDVVAAVLPLVMAIPDGDFRDSPASPFDRAVNASGATDFDKVLLHLGRRPDWRQP from the coding sequence ATGCCTACTATTGAAACCGATGTACGCCCCCTGCACCGCGTCGCCGTCCTGCGCTCCGTCGATGTCGTCGACGCTGTCCGCACATCCGACCTGGACCGCCCCACCCCCTGCGCGGGGTGGACGCTGGGCGATCTGCTGGCCCACATGACCGTGCAGCATCGCGGGTTCGCCGCCGCTGCCCGCGGACACGGTTCAGATGAAGCGCACTGGAACGTCGAGACAGTGGCCGACGCCGTGCGTGCCGACCCCGTCGGCACATACACCGCGGCCGCGCACGACGTGCTCGACGCCTTCGCCGCCGACGGGATCACCGAGGCGACGTTCGCCCTACCCGAGTTCGGACCGGATGCGACGTTCCCTGGCGCGCTGGCGATCGGATTCCACCTCGTCGACTACGCGGTGCACGGCTGGGATGTCGCGGCCGCCCTCGGTGCGGCCTACGGATTGCCGGACGACGTCGTCGCCGCCGTCCTCCCGTTGGTGATGGCGATCCCCGACGGCGACTTCCGCGACAGTCCGGCCTCACCGTTCGACCGGGCCGTCAATGCCTCGGGGGCAACAGATTTCGACAAGGTCCTGCTACATCTGGGCCGGCGCCCGGACTGGCGTCAGCCGTAA
- a CDS encoding exodeoxyribonuclease III, with translation MTVSTINVNGIRAAVKQRSTDNLGLLPWLKETEADVVCLQETRADDEQLSDALAPALADGWNVASAEPHVKGRNGVAVLSRHPIEASRLLVSDEFEAHGRYLEVDTAGVTVASVYVPTGEAETDRQLEKERFMATIAARMAELHGRDAVLCGDWNIAHTENDIKNWKGNVKKAGFLPSERAWLTELLGTGWVDVVRVLHPDVAGPYSWWSWRGKAFDNDAGWRIDYHLASPTLAGRATSAWVDRAELYALRWSDHSPVTVSYG, from the coding sequence CTGACCGTCAGCACCATCAACGTCAACGGCATTCGCGCCGCGGTCAAGCAGCGGTCCACAGACAATCTCGGCCTGCTGCCCTGGCTCAAGGAAACCGAGGCCGACGTCGTGTGTCTGCAGGAGACCCGCGCCGACGACGAGCAGCTCAGCGATGCCTTGGCGCCGGCCCTGGCCGACGGCTGGAACGTCGCCTCGGCCGAACCGCATGTCAAGGGCCGCAACGGGGTTGCGGTGTTGTCCCGGCATCCCATCGAGGCGTCGCGGCTGCTGGTCTCCGACGAGTTCGAGGCCCACGGGCGCTACCTCGAGGTGGATACCGCGGGGGTGACGGTGGCCAGCGTGTACGTCCCGACCGGGGAGGCCGAGACGGACCGGCAGCTGGAGAAGGAACGGTTCATGGCCACCATCGCCGCGCGGATGGCCGAGCTGCATGGTCGCGACGCGGTGCTGTGCGGTGACTGGAACATCGCGCACACCGAGAACGACATCAAGAACTGGAAGGGCAACGTCAAGAAGGCCGGCTTCCTGCCCAGCGAACGGGCGTGGCTCACCGAGCTGCTCGGAACGGGCTGGGTGGACGTGGTGCGGGTACTGCATCCCGATGTGGCCGGGCCCTACAGCTGGTGGTCGTGGCGCGGCAAGGCCTTCGACAACGACGCCGGTTGGCGCATCGACTATCACCTGGCCAGCCCGACGCTGGCGGGCAGGGCCACATCCGCATGGGTGGATCGGGCCGAGCTGTACGCACTGCGATGGTCGGATCACTCACCGGTGACGGTCAGTTACGGCTGA
- a CDS encoding alpha/beta fold hydrolase — translation MAERAPIHLGTPDGDPILLLHPFLLSQSVWKYVAPQLARTGRYDVFAPTMAGHHGGAHAPMLLDVATLADDVERRLDELGWTTAHIVGNSLGGWVAFELERRGRARTLTGIAPAGGWSMFTLAKYEIIAKFMAALPVVLATAALRQKVLKLPLSEQISYLAVSATPEVLNAGDRHDLIDDVAHCPAYFKLMVKALTTPGLMEIGDSHTPTQLVICEKDRVLPAPRFTRHFTRSLAPDAVVTTLKGVGHVPMFEAPDTITGVITEFVDRHIGQTRATG, via the coding sequence ATGGCTGAACGTGCTCCCATCCACCTCGGCACCCCCGACGGCGACCCGATCCTGCTGCTGCATCCGTTCCTGTTGTCGCAGAGCGTGTGGAAGTACGTCGCACCGCAGCTCGCGCGGACCGGCCGCTACGACGTGTTCGCCCCGACCATGGCCGGCCATCACGGCGGCGCGCACGCGCCGATGCTCCTCGACGTCGCGACGCTGGCCGACGATGTCGAACGCCGGCTCGACGAGCTCGGCTGGACCACCGCGCACATCGTCGGGAACTCGCTGGGCGGCTGGGTGGCCTTCGAACTGGAACGCCGCGGCCGGGCCCGCACACTGACCGGCATCGCCCCCGCGGGCGGCTGGTCGATGTTCACCCTCGCCAAGTACGAGATCATCGCCAAGTTCATGGCAGCCCTGCCGGTGGTGCTGGCCACCGCGGCATTGCGTCAGAAGGTGCTGAAACTTCCGCTGTCCGAGCAGATCTCATACCTGGCCGTCAGCGCCACACCCGAGGTGCTCAACGCCGGTGACCGCCACGACCTGATCGACGACGTCGCGCACTGCCCCGCGTATTTCAAGCTCATGGTGAAGGCACTGACCACCCCGGGGCTGATGGAGATCGGCGATTCTCACACCCCGACCCAGCTGGTGATCTGCGAGAAGGACCGCGTGCTGCCGGCACCACGATTCACCCGGCACTTCACCAGGAGCCTGGCGCCGGACGCGGTGGTGACCACGCTCAAGGGAGTGGGACACGTCCCGATGTTCGAGGCGCCAGACACCATCACCGGGGTGATCACCGAGTTCGTCGACCGGCACATCGGTCAAACGCGCGCAACGGGGTGA